A window from Balearica regulorum gibbericeps isolate bBalReg1 chromosome 1, bBalReg1.pri, whole genome shotgun sequence encodes these proteins:
- the TSPAN8 gene encoding tetraspanin-8 — protein MAGVSSCMKYSMFIFNFLFWVCGSIILGVSIWIRVSKGAQQELEIDSSLFAGVDLLIAVGSVIMVLGFLGCCGAIKESRCMLLLFFIGLLLILILQVTGGILGAVYRSQIETSLNKTLLASVGSLQSSTEESKAFQEKFQKFERTNKCCGLLHGPEDWGKNFASNKICECESNDSSTDICTVFQDRYVYKTPCGNVIVKYLKDHLLIIMGIAFGLAVIEILGLGFSMSLYCQIQRK, from the exons ATGGCGGGTGTAAGCAGCTGCATGAAGTACTCCATGTTCATCTTCAACTTCTTATTTTGG gtgTGTGGTTCCATTATTTTGGGAGTTTCTATATGGATACGTGTTAGTAAAGGTGCTCAGCAG GAGTTGGAGATAGACAGCAGCCTGTTTGCAGGGGTTGATCTGCTGATAGCCGTGGGCTCCGTTATTATGGTCCTTGGGTTTCTGGGGTGCTGTGGTGCCATAAAGGAGAGCCGGTGCATGCTGCTGTtg ttttTTATTGGACTGCTTCTGATCCTGATCCTTCAGGTCACAGGAGGTATTTTAGGAGCAGTGTACAGATCTCAG ATTGAAACATCTCTGAACAAGACTCTCCTGGCAAGTGTGGGTTCATTGCAAAGCTCTACAGAAGAATCTAAAGCATTTCAAGAGAAATTCCAGAAGTTTGAGAGAACG AACAAGTGCTGCGGTTTGCTGCATGGACCtgaagactggggaaaaaattttGCTAGTAATAAAATCTGTGAGTGTGAATCAAACGACTCATCAACAGACATCTGCACCGTCTTTCAAGACAGATATGTTTATAAAACg cCTTGTGGAAATGTGATTGTCAAAtaccttaaagaccatctgcTCATAATTATGGGGATTGCCTTTGGACTGGCCGTTATTGAG atacTCGGTTTGGGGTTTTCTATGAGCCTCTACTGCCAGATccagagaaaatga